TGGTAGTCTCTGCATTTCCTGACCTTATTCTTCCTTGTAGCTGAAttatatcttcttcttcttttttaaattttagattataAAATTTTACATCGCCTAGCACGATGGTCAATCTTTTGTTTGAGGAAAGGCTCAGGAACTTCGACATTGGGCAGGAAATACCACCCAAAAGAGATCTAACACGCTTCGTCAAATGGCCCTGCTACATCAGGCTGCAGCGGCAAAGAGCCACCCTCTATAAGCAGCTCAAAgtccctcctgccattaaccagttcacctGGACCCTGGACAGGcaaacagctactcagctgcttaagcttgcccaaAAGTACAGGctagagacaaagcaagagaagaagcaaaggctactggcccgtgctgagaagaaagctgctggcaaaggggaCGTCCCAACTACGAGACCACCTGTCCTCCGAGCAGGAGTCAGtacagtcaccaccttggtggagaacaagaaggctcagctggtggtgattgcccatggtgtaga
This region of Mus caroli chromosome 3, CAROLI_EIJ_v1.1, whole genome shotgun sequence genomic DNA includes:
- the LOC110291724 gene encoding 60S ribosomal protein L7a-like; its protein translation is MVNLLFEERLRNFDIGQEIPPKRDLTRFVKWPCYIRLQRQRATLYKQLKVPPAINQFTWTLDRQTATQLLKLAQKYRLETKQEKKQRLLARAEKKAAGKGDVPTTRPPVLRAGVSTVTTLVENKKAQLVVIAHGVDPIELVVFLPVLCRKMGVTYCIIKGKARLGRLVHRKTCTTVAFTQVNSEDKGALAKLVEVIRTNYNDRYDEIHRHWGGNILGPKSVACISKLEKAKAKELATKLG